The Gordonia westfalica genomic interval ATCTTCCTGTTGGCCGGACCCTCCATCTGGGTGCTGAAAACAGCGCTCCTGCTGCAGCTGTGGCGCATCAACTCGAGTATCTGGCAAATCCCAGACGACCCCATGAACCCCTCCACCTGGTTGGACGGGTTGGACATGTCGAACTGGGACATCGTCATCAAACCCACCACCTTCCTCCAAGACATGGCCGCCGGCACAACGTGGTCGCTGTTCATGTCCAGGTGGGGGAAGTGGCATGACCGGGCAGAGATGATCCTGAAGGACGCCGAACTGTCCGTGGTCACCCGCCGCTACCGCAAAGGCGACCCCGAACCATGGCCAGGAGCTTTCCTCACCGGAATCAAGGACGGAGCCTTGGTCGTCGACATCGTCGACAAATCCGGCCACATGGAAGGCGCAGCCAACGGCGGCACCATCTTCGACGGCTTCACCCGCACCATCCGCCAACTGATCGGCGACTTCATCGAAGACGCCGAAACCGAGCTGACGGGGGCACCCACCTGGCCGTCAAAGTTCTACCAAGACATGTTCGGCACCCCCAAAGGCTTCCCGTTCGTCCACTTCCCCGCAGACTCCGGCATCGAAACCGAATTCACCACAACACCATCCAAGGGCGTCATCATCAACGCCGGCGGACAATCAGCCCCGGAGTGAACGAACTCATCAGCGCTGGCATCCAGACGGTCGGCGACCTCGTCACATCCAACCTGAATATCGGCGGCTACGGAATTGGCGCGCAAGGTGGCGCCATCGATGCGGTGTTGAAGCCGTTTTATACGGACACGGTGTTGGCGTGGATTTCGGTGAAGTTGCCTCATCGGATTGCGCAGTCCGGGTCGTCGCATTACAAGGAGTATCACCTTGACCTGCCGGGGAAGGCGTACACGCTGTCGTCGGTGATGGCGATTCGTGCGGGGATTGTGGCGACGGCGCGGAAGAAGAACGCCAAGGTGAAGGTGACGGCGTTGACTCCGTATGTGGTGGGTTGGCCTGGGTATGGCCACCTCTACAAGGGTGATCGTGGTTCGTTTGAGGTGGCTGGTGATACGCGCCGTGAGATTCATGTTGAGCGGGTGATGTCGGCGAAGTTGGAGTGGTCGGCGGATCATTTTGCGCAGTGGGAACTCGAGTTTGGTCCGCGTGAGGATGAGGACCCGATGACTCGTTTGATGCGTGAGATTGCTGGTTTGGCGACTGCTGCGTCGGAGCTCGGCCTGTTCTAACGGAAACTTTCGGATAGCAGGTTATCCTGTTGGGGTGGCGAATAAGCGAGCACCACTAGCCCCAGAGCATGTAGCCGAATGGCGGATCGATCTCAACGACGGGAGAGGGCACCTCGAGGTGCCGGCCAGCCAGTCGGGGTGGTGGGAGTGCCGTTCCTGCGGGAATCTGTGGCAGGAGTCGCAGTCGTCTCGGCGGTTGCGGAAGTGGTGCCGCAAGTGTGCTGGTAAGCAGGGCGCTGAGGTTAACCGCGGCAACGCGGCCACGGCATCCCGGATCGCTGTCCACCTGCAAGGTGAGTGGATCGACGAGAAGCCGCACACTTCGGTGTCGGCGAAGTCGAACTACAAAGCAGCGTGGCGGTGTGGAACGTGTGGGCATGAGTGGCGGGCGACGGTGAAGAACCGGAGCAACGGCTCAGGATGCCCACGGTGTTACCGGCTCTCAGATAAGACCGGTGCGGCGTCCGCACGGTCACGGGCCGCTGCCAAGTCAGATCCACTATCGGACTATCCGATCGCCGCCTGGTGGTCAGATCGCAACCCGCACACCCCGGAGGGAGTGAGCCGCGGCTCCGCGGAACCGGCATGGTGGAACTGCTCCACCTGCGGGACGGAGTTCTCGCGAACGCCGAAAGGAATCCGGGGCGAGGCGGTGCAATGCGAGGCTTGCTCGTACACACACCGCGGCACCAGCTATGCAGCGAACGCAGCAACCGCCAATCCGCTCAGCGAGGAGCTACGCGGACAGCTCGTGGACCCCGCCCTTGGTGTCACGTCGGCGGGGTCGAACACGAAGTTGCAGTGGGTGTGCGCTGACGGGCACATGTGGTGGGCTGCACCGAAGGACCGAGGGCGGGGCAACGGGTGTCCCGCTTGTGCGAAGCACATTTCTCGAGCCGAAATCGAGGTCGCCGACTTTGTGCGGACGCTCACCGGCGACGTGGTCACCAGCACGCGGTCGGTGATCGCACCCAACGAACTCGACATCTACATCCCGTCGAAGAACATCGCGGTCGAGTTCAACGGCCTGTACTGGCATTCGGAGGACGCCGGGAAGGACCGCCACTACCACCAGCGGAAGTGGCAGCGGTGCGCCGACAAGGGCATCCAGATGGTGACTGTGTGGGAAGACGACTGGCGTGACCGCCGGGACATCTGCCAACGCATGATCGCCCGCAAGCTGGGCGTGTCTCAGGAACGCCGGCTGAATGCGCGCAGTCTCACCGTGACCGCGGTAGATCGGGTGGAGGTCCGCGACTTCCTCGAGGCCAACCACATTCAGGGTGCGACCGCAATGAGTGAAGCGTTCGGTTTGCGCGATGGTGGCGAGTTGGTCGCGGTGATGTGCATGAAGTGGCGCACCAAGACTGAGGTGGAGTTGGTGCGGTTCGCCACCTCGGTGATCGTGCGGGTGGGCATTCGCGGCTGCTGAAGCACGCTGTCGCTGCGATGCAACCACAACGGGTGGTGACATTCGCCGACCACGCCGTCTCTGACGGAGGCCTGTACGAGCAGTGCGGTTTCATCAAAGATGGCGAGCTGCGACCGGATTACACCTACTACTTCCGTGGCGAACGGGTGCACAAGTTCCTGTTCCGCCTGAAGCGGTTCCGCAACGACCCAAACCTGTTGTGGGACGAGTCGTGGACCGAGCAGCAGGCCGCGGCGGAGAACAAGATCCCGCGGATCTGGGATTACGGAAAGACCCGTTACGTACTAGACATTCCCGGGTAGGGCTTGGCCCCCCGGAGAGGGGGCACAGTGTCTTTCAAGCAGTGGGCTGACATGTCCGATGAGGAACGTGAAGCCGAAGCGCAGGCGGTGTCGGTGTTGTTTATCGGCCTGCCTGGTGTGGTGGGTGCCCCGCTGGTGATGGGACCCGACTATTGGGTGGATGTTGCCCGCCATCTGGTGGAGTGCGGTGTCCGGCTGGTGGCGGATTCGATCAAGCACTATGAACCGGGGGACAGCTTGGAGGCGTCGAAGGCTGCGGGGAAGTGGTGTTACGACTCGCATGAGCCGGATGAAACGTATGAGCAGCGGATCGCCCGGCTGGCTGATGAGGAGCATCAGAACTATCTGGCGAAGGTGGAGGAGATGAAGGCCCGCCAGGCGAATACGCAGGAGCGGGTGGTGCAGGCAGAGGCTGTGGCGTTCGCCGCGGAGGTGAAGCGCCGCAAGGCGGATGGAACGTTCGACGGTTCCCCGCACGCCGGCATCAACCCCGAAGCTCTCTAACCCAACAGAACTTTTCACCCTGCACCCGTTCGGGTGTGGGGATTCACCCATGCCCACAGGAGGCAATTATGGCTGATCCCGTTTGGCTTCCCGACGTGCTGCGCGCCGAGGGCCTGAAGGTTGACATCTATCCCGGCGCGTTCGAACGCGGGCACGGCGACTTCGGCACTATCTGGGGTCCGTTCATGCACCACACCGGCTCGTTCGGCGAGACGCCGCGGGTATCGCGCAGCACTCGTCTCTCGGGCTCGCGTCGCAACTCCACCTCGCGCCGAACGGTGTTGTCACGCTGTGCGGCGTCGGCGTCGCATGGCACGCGGGCACCGGCTCGTGGCCGGGCATCCCCGCGAACAACGGCAACGCCGTGACGATCGGCATCGAGGCCGCACACAACGGCACCGCGGCATGGTCGGAGGCCCAGTACGGCGCATACCTGAAGGTCGTCCGGGCCATCAACAA includes:
- a CDS encoding phage gene 29 protein family protein; this encodes MSFKQWADMSDEEREAEAQAVSVLFIGLPGVVGAPLVMGPDYWVDVARHLVECGVRLVADSIKHYEPGDSLEASKAAGKWCYDSHEPDETYEQRIARLADEEHQNYLAKVEEMKARQANTQERVVQAEAVAFAAEVKRRKADGTFDGSPHAGINPEAL